A single window of Larimichthys crocea isolate SSNF chromosome XII, L_crocea_2.0, whole genome shotgun sequence DNA harbors:
- the ddx5 gene encoding putative ATP-dependent RNA helicase DDX5 isoform X1, protein MPGYSDRDRGRDRDRDRGYGGGPPRFGGNRGGGGGGGGGKFGNPGERLRKKQWNLDELPKFEKNFYQQHPDVARRSLQEAEQYRRAKTITYKGRDCPNPILKFHEASFPSYVMDVINKQNWSEPTPIQAQGWPLALSGKDMVGIAQTGSGKTLSYLLPAIVHINHQPFLERGDGPICLVLAPTRELAQQVQQVAAEYGRASRLKSTCIYGGAPKGPQIRDLERGVEICIATPGRLIDFLEAGKTNLRRCTYLVLDEADRMLDMGFEPQIRKIVDQIRPDRQTLMWSATWPKEVRQLAEDFLKEYVQINIGALQLSANHNILQIVDVCNDGEKENKLIRLLEEIMSEKENKTIIFVETKRRCDDLTRRMRRDGWPAMGIHGDKSQQERDWVLNEFKYGKAPILIATDVASRGLDVEDVKFVINFDYPNNSEDYIHRIGRTARSQKTGTAYTFFTPNNMRQASDLISVLREANQAINPKLLQMAEDRGGRSRGGRGGDYDRRDRYSSGRRDFGGFRDRDNGRGFDNGPSKAFGTNSQNGGYGGSNGASNGFGGGSYNGNGQSNFNQTGAFGGQNNFQAPQFAPAKAGAQTAAAHPPFPFPQAQAPQQQQHPPPLVPYPMPPQFSQ, encoded by the exons ATGCCTGGATATTCCGACAGAGACCGCGGCAGGGAccgggacagagacagagg TTATGGCGGTGGTCCTCCTCGCTTTGGTGGCAACCGTGGAggaggtggcggcggcggcggagggAAGTTCGGCAACCCCGGCGAGCGGCTGCGGAAGAAACAATGGAACCTGGACGAGCTGCCCAAGTTCGAGAAGAACTTCTACCAGCAGCACCCCGACGTGGCCCGCAGGTCTCTG caagaAGCCGAGCAATACAGAAGGGCCAAGACCATCACATACAAGGGCAGAGACTGCCCCAACCCAATCCTGAAGTTCCACGAAGCCAGCTTCCCAT CTTATGTGATGGACGTgatcaacaaacaaaactggTCCGAACCAACTCCCATCCAGGCTCAGGGCTGGCCTCTGGCTCTCAGCGGCAAGGATATGGTCGGCATTGCACAGACCGGATCTGGCAAAACGCTTTCT TATCTGTTGCCTGCAATCGTACACATAAACCACCAGCCTTTCCTGGAACGTGGAGATGGCCCCATT TGCTTGGTGCTCGCCCCGACCCGTGAACTGGCACAGCAGGTCCAACAGGTGGCCGCAGAATACGGCAGAGCTTCTCGCCTCAAGTCTACCTGTATCTACGGAGGAGCACCCAAGGGACCCCAGATCCGTGACCTGGAAAGAG GTGTGGAGATCTGCATCGCCACTCCAGGAAGGCTCATCGACTTCCTCGAGGCAGGGAAGACGAATCTCCGCAGGTGCACTTATCTCGTGTTGGATGAGGCCGACAGAATGCTGGACATGGGCTTCGAGCCCCAGATCAGGAAAATCGTCGACCAAATCAGA CCTGACCGTCAGACTCTTATGTGGAGTGCTACATGGCCCAAAGAGGTTCGCCAGCTGGCGGAGGACTTCCTGAAGGAGTACGTCCAGATCAACATCGGGGCGCTGCAGCTCAGTGCCAACCACAACATCCTGCAGATCGTGGACGTCTGCAATGATGGCGAGAAGGAAAACAA ACTCATCCGTCTGCTGGAAGAAATcatgagtgagaaagagaacaaGACCATCATCTTTGTAGAAACAAAGAGGCGGTGTGATGACCTCACCAGGAGGATGCGACGAGATGG ATGGCCAGCTATGGGAATCCATGGAGATAAGAGCCAGCAGGAGAGAGACTGGGTTCTCAATG aGTTCAAATACGGAAAAGCTCCGATCCTCATTGCTACAGATGTTGCCTCCAGGGGTCTAG ATGTTGAAGATGTGAAATTTGTCATCAACTTTGACTACCCCAACAACTCTGAGGACTATATCCACCGCATTGGCAGAACGGCTCGTAGCCAAAAGACTGGCACGGCTTATACCTTCTTCACTCCGAACAACATGAGGCAGGCCAGCGACCTCATCTCTGTGCTCCGCGAGGCCAACCAGGCAATCAACCCCAAGCTCCTCCAAATGGCGGAAGACAGAGGAG GTCGTTCAAGGGGAGGCCGAGGTGGTGATTATGACCGTCGGGATAGATATTCCTCTGGAAGGCGCGACTTTGGCGGTTTTAGGGACCGAGATAACGGTAGAGGGTTTGACAACGGACCAAGTAAAGCTTTTGGCACAAATTCACAGAACGGCGGCTACGGGGGCAGCAACGGTGCCAGCAACGGCTTCGGCGGGGGCAGCTACAACGGTAACGGACAGTCCAACTTCAACCAAACGGGAGCCTTCGGAGGCCAGAACAACTTCCAGGCCCCGCAGTTCGCTCCCGCCAAGGCCGGTGCACAGACTGCAGCCGCTCACCCCCCGTTCCCCTTCCCCCAGGCGCAGgccccccagcagcagcagcacccacCGCCGCTGGTGCCCTACCCCATGCCTCCTCAGTTCTCTCAGTAA
- the ddx5 gene encoding putative ATP-dependent RNA helicase DDX5 isoform X2 produces MPGYSDRDRGRDRDRDRGYGGGPPRFGGNRGGGGGGGGGKFGNPGERLRKKQWNLDELPKFEKNFYQQHPDVARRSLQEAEQYRRAKTITYKGRDCPNPILKFHEASFPSYVMDVINKQNWSEPTPIQAQGWPLALSGKDMVGIAQTGSGKTLSYLLPAIVHINHQPFLERGDGPICLVLAPTRELAQQVQQVAAEYGRASRLKSTCIYGGAPKGPQIRDLERGVEICIATPGRLIDFLEAGKTNLRRCTYLVLDEADRMLDMGFEPQIRKIVDQIRPDRQTLMWSATWPKEVRQLAEDFLKEYVQINIGALQLSANHNILQIVDVCNDGEKENKLIRLLEEIMSEKENKTIIFVETKRRCDDLTRRMRRDGWPAMGIHGDKSQQERDWVLNEFKYGKAPILIATDVASRGLDVEDVKFVINFDYPNNSEDYIHRIGRTARSQKTGTAYTFFTPNNMRQASDLISVLREANQAINPKLLQMAEDRGGKSNWSFKGRPRW; encoded by the exons ATGCCTGGATATTCCGACAGAGACCGCGGCAGGGAccgggacagagacagagg TTATGGCGGTGGTCCTCCTCGCTTTGGTGGCAACCGTGGAggaggtggcggcggcggcggagggAAGTTCGGCAACCCCGGCGAGCGGCTGCGGAAGAAACAATGGAACCTGGACGAGCTGCCCAAGTTCGAGAAGAACTTCTACCAGCAGCACCCCGACGTGGCCCGCAGGTCTCTG caagaAGCCGAGCAATACAGAAGGGCCAAGACCATCACATACAAGGGCAGAGACTGCCCCAACCCAATCCTGAAGTTCCACGAAGCCAGCTTCCCAT CTTATGTGATGGACGTgatcaacaaacaaaactggTCCGAACCAACTCCCATCCAGGCTCAGGGCTGGCCTCTGGCTCTCAGCGGCAAGGATATGGTCGGCATTGCACAGACCGGATCTGGCAAAACGCTTTCT TATCTGTTGCCTGCAATCGTACACATAAACCACCAGCCTTTCCTGGAACGTGGAGATGGCCCCATT TGCTTGGTGCTCGCCCCGACCCGTGAACTGGCACAGCAGGTCCAACAGGTGGCCGCAGAATACGGCAGAGCTTCTCGCCTCAAGTCTACCTGTATCTACGGAGGAGCACCCAAGGGACCCCAGATCCGTGACCTGGAAAGAG GTGTGGAGATCTGCATCGCCACTCCAGGAAGGCTCATCGACTTCCTCGAGGCAGGGAAGACGAATCTCCGCAGGTGCACTTATCTCGTGTTGGATGAGGCCGACAGAATGCTGGACATGGGCTTCGAGCCCCAGATCAGGAAAATCGTCGACCAAATCAGA CCTGACCGTCAGACTCTTATGTGGAGTGCTACATGGCCCAAAGAGGTTCGCCAGCTGGCGGAGGACTTCCTGAAGGAGTACGTCCAGATCAACATCGGGGCGCTGCAGCTCAGTGCCAACCACAACATCCTGCAGATCGTGGACGTCTGCAATGATGGCGAGAAGGAAAACAA ACTCATCCGTCTGCTGGAAGAAATcatgagtgagaaagagaacaaGACCATCATCTTTGTAGAAACAAAGAGGCGGTGTGATGACCTCACCAGGAGGATGCGACGAGATGG ATGGCCAGCTATGGGAATCCATGGAGATAAGAGCCAGCAGGAGAGAGACTGGGTTCTCAATG aGTTCAAATACGGAAAAGCTCCGATCCTCATTGCTACAGATGTTGCCTCCAGGGGTCTAG ATGTTGAAGATGTGAAATTTGTCATCAACTTTGACTACCCCAACAACTCTGAGGACTATATCCACCGCATTGGCAGAACGGCTCGTAGCCAAAAGACTGGCACGGCTTATACCTTCTTCACTCCGAACAACATGAGGCAGGCCAGCGACCTCATCTCTGTGCTCCGCGAGGCCAACCAGGCAATCAACCCCAAGCTCCTCCAAATGGCGGAAGACAGAGGAGGTAAATCCAATTG GTCGTTCAAGGGGAGGCCGAGGTGGTGA